One segment of Hemibagrus wyckioides isolate EC202008001 linkage group LG05, SWU_Hwy_1.0, whole genome shotgun sequence DNA contains the following:
- the si:dkey-32e23.4 gene encoding dynamin-1-like protein isoform X1 codes for METLIPIINRLQEVFLTVGAEIIQLPQIVVVGSQSSGKSSVLESLVGRDFLPRGSGIVTRRPLVLQLVNVLPLEERRKQENENGTKANSQNFPGIKAEEWGTFLHCKHQVFTDFNDIRTEIEEETDRTTNNKGISSDPIHLKIFSPNVLNLTLVDLPGITKVPVGDQPEDIETQVQEMILSFISNPNSLILCVSPANSDLATSDALKLAREVDPDGRRTLLVVSKLDLMDAGTDALEVLLGRIIPVKLGIIGVVNRSQHDLNTQKSVADAWRDEQAFLQRHYPSLASRCGSRYLARTLSRLLMHHIRDCLPELKARVTALSAQFQARLSSYGQPVEDQSATLLQIVTKFATDYCNTIEGTARHIQTSELCGGARICYIFHETFGRTLQSIDPLGGLTELDILTAIRNATGPRPALFVPEVSFELLVKKQIKRLEEPSLRCVELVHEELQRIIQHCSSHSTQELLRFPKLHDSILEVVTSLLRKRLPITNEMVHNLVAIELAYINTKHPDFTDAAQVSASVNSQQTESLDGGKRWKNDKMPSEEKGSVPGFGSPSKTVNLLDTAVPVSRKLSTREQRDCEVIQRLIKCYFLIVRKNIQDSVPKAVMHFLVNFVKERLQSELVGQLYKQPLLQELLIESQETAQQRTEVTHMLEALQKANNIISEIRETHLW; via the exons atgGAAACTTTAATCCCCATCATTAACCGGCTGCAGGAGGTCTTCCTCACCGTCGGAGCTGAGATCATTCAGCTCCCTCAGATCGTCGTAGTTGGCTCACAG AGCAGCGGGAAGAGTTCTGTGCTGGAAAGTCTGGTTGGACGAGATTTTTTACCCCGTGGGTCAGGAATAGTCACACGGCGCCCTCTAGTGTTGCAGCTGGTGAACGTCCTGCCGCTAGAGGAGCGGCGCAAACAGGAGAACG AAAACGGGACCAAAGCAAACTCTCAGAACTTCCCAG GAATCAAAGCTGAGGAATGGGGAACCTTCCTTCACTGCAAACACCAG GTTTTTACAGATTTCAACGACATTCGGACTGAAATCGAGGAGGAGACTGACCGAACAACTAACAACAAG GGTATCAGCTCAGACCCCATCCATCTGAAGATATTCTCCCCGAACGTTCTGAACCTCACCTTGGTCGACTTGCCTGGAATCACCAAG GTGCCAGTAGGTGACCAGCCAGAAGATATTGAGACTCAGGTTCAGGAGATGATCCTGTCCTTCATCTCCAACCCGAACTCTCTGATTCTGTGTGTCTCTCCGGCTAACTCGGACCTGGCCACTTCGGACGCGTTAAAACTGGCCCGAGAGGTCGACCCTGATG gtCGAAGGACTCTGCTGGTCGTGAGTAAGCTCGATCTGATGGACGCTGGGACGGACGCACTGGAGGTTCTGCTTGGCCGTATCATCCCCGTCAAGCTCGGCATCATCGGGGTGGTCAACAG GAGCCAGCACGACTTGAACACTCAGAAGAGCGTAGCAGATGCGTGGCGTGACGAGCAGGCGTTCCTGCAGCGCCACTATCCGTCTTTAGCGTCTCGCTGCGGCTCGCGCTACCTGGCACGCACGCTGAGCCGTCTGCTCATGCACCACATCCGCGACTGCCTGCCCGAGCTGAAGGCACGTGTGACGGCGCTGAGCGCCCAGTTCCAGGCGCGGCTGAGCAGCTACGGCCAGCCCGTGGAAGACCAAAGCGCCACCCTGCTGCAGATCGTCACCAAGTTCGCCACGGACTACTGCAACACCATCGAGGGCACGGCTCGACACATCCAGACCTCTGAGCT ATGTGGCGGCGCTCGGATCTGTTATATATTCCACGAGACGTTCGGCCGTACCCTGCAGTCCATCGACCCGCTGGGAGGGCTCACCGAGCTGGACATTCTCACGGCCATCCGAAATGCCACG GGTCCGCGGCCAGCGCTGTTTGTTCCCGAGGTGAGCTTCGAGCTGCTGGTGAAGAAGCAGATCAAGAGACTGGAGGAGCCGAGTCTGCGTTGCGTGGAGCTCGTTCATGAGGAGCTGCAGAGGATTATCCAGCACTGCTCGTCCCACAgtacacag GAACTGTTGCGCTTTCCCAAACTGCATGACTCAATACTGGAGGTGGTGACCAGTTTGCTCCGAAAACGTCTTCCAATAACCAATGAAATG GTCCATAATCTTGTGGCAATAGAACTTGCGTACATCAATACTAAGCATCCAGACTTCACAGATGCTGCACAAGTGTCTGCTTCTGTCAACAGCCAACAG ACTGAGTCACTGGATGGAGGAAAGCGCTGGAAGAATGATAAGATGCCGTCTGAAGAAAAGGGCTCGGTGCCTGGATTTGGAAGCCCTAGCAAGACTGTCAACCTCCTGGATAcg GCAGTGCCGGTCTCTCGAAAGCTGAGCACACGTGAGCAGAGGGACTGCGAGGTCATCCAGCGCCTCATCAAGTGCTACTTCCTCATCGTACGCAAGAACATCCAGGACAG TGTCCCTAAAGCAGTGATGCACTTCCTGGTGAACTTTGTGAAGGAGCGTCTGCAGAGTGAGCTTGTGGGTCAGCTGTACAAGCAGCCTCTGTTGCAAGAGCTGCTCATTGAGTCTCAGGAAACGGCACAGCAGCGCACTGAGGTCACCCACATGCTGGAG GCGCTCCAGAAAGCTAACAACATCATCTCCGAGATCCGAGAGACACACCTGTGGTAG
- the si:dkey-32e23.4 gene encoding dynamin-1-like protein isoform X2, with amino-acid sequence METLIPIINRLQEVFLTVGAEIIQLPQIVVVGSQSSGKSSVLESLVGRDFLPRGSGIVTRRPLVLQLVNVLPLEERRKQENGIKAEEWGTFLHCKHQVFTDFNDIRTEIEEETDRTTNNKGISSDPIHLKIFSPNVLNLTLVDLPGITKVPVGDQPEDIETQVQEMILSFISNPNSLILCVSPANSDLATSDALKLAREVDPDGRRTLLVVSKLDLMDAGTDALEVLLGRIIPVKLGIIGVVNRSQHDLNTQKSVADAWRDEQAFLQRHYPSLASRCGSRYLARTLSRLLMHHIRDCLPELKARVTALSAQFQARLSSYGQPVEDQSATLLQIVTKFATDYCNTIEGTARHIQTSELCGGARICYIFHETFGRTLQSIDPLGGLTELDILTAIRNATGPRPALFVPEVSFELLVKKQIKRLEEPSLRCVELVHEELQRIIQHCSSHSTQELLRFPKLHDSILEVVTSLLRKRLPITNEMVHNLVAIELAYINTKHPDFTDAAQVSASVNSQQTESLDGGKRWKNDKMPSEEKGSVPGFGSPSKTVNLLDTAVPVSRKLSTREQRDCEVIQRLIKCYFLIVRKNIQDSVPKAVMHFLVNFVKERLQSELVGQLYKQPLLQELLIESQETAQQRTEVTHMLEALQKANNIISEIRETHLW; translated from the exons atgGAAACTTTAATCCCCATCATTAACCGGCTGCAGGAGGTCTTCCTCACCGTCGGAGCTGAGATCATTCAGCTCCCTCAGATCGTCGTAGTTGGCTCACAG AGCAGCGGGAAGAGTTCTGTGCTGGAAAGTCTGGTTGGACGAGATTTTTTACCCCGTGGGTCAGGAATAGTCACACGGCGCCCTCTAGTGTTGCAGCTGGTGAACGTCCTGCCGCTAGAGGAGCGGCGCAAACAGGAGAACG GAATCAAAGCTGAGGAATGGGGAACCTTCCTTCACTGCAAACACCAG GTTTTTACAGATTTCAACGACATTCGGACTGAAATCGAGGAGGAGACTGACCGAACAACTAACAACAAG GGTATCAGCTCAGACCCCATCCATCTGAAGATATTCTCCCCGAACGTTCTGAACCTCACCTTGGTCGACTTGCCTGGAATCACCAAG GTGCCAGTAGGTGACCAGCCAGAAGATATTGAGACTCAGGTTCAGGAGATGATCCTGTCCTTCATCTCCAACCCGAACTCTCTGATTCTGTGTGTCTCTCCGGCTAACTCGGACCTGGCCACTTCGGACGCGTTAAAACTGGCCCGAGAGGTCGACCCTGATG gtCGAAGGACTCTGCTGGTCGTGAGTAAGCTCGATCTGATGGACGCTGGGACGGACGCACTGGAGGTTCTGCTTGGCCGTATCATCCCCGTCAAGCTCGGCATCATCGGGGTGGTCAACAG GAGCCAGCACGACTTGAACACTCAGAAGAGCGTAGCAGATGCGTGGCGTGACGAGCAGGCGTTCCTGCAGCGCCACTATCCGTCTTTAGCGTCTCGCTGCGGCTCGCGCTACCTGGCACGCACGCTGAGCCGTCTGCTCATGCACCACATCCGCGACTGCCTGCCCGAGCTGAAGGCACGTGTGACGGCGCTGAGCGCCCAGTTCCAGGCGCGGCTGAGCAGCTACGGCCAGCCCGTGGAAGACCAAAGCGCCACCCTGCTGCAGATCGTCACCAAGTTCGCCACGGACTACTGCAACACCATCGAGGGCACGGCTCGACACATCCAGACCTCTGAGCT ATGTGGCGGCGCTCGGATCTGTTATATATTCCACGAGACGTTCGGCCGTACCCTGCAGTCCATCGACCCGCTGGGAGGGCTCACCGAGCTGGACATTCTCACGGCCATCCGAAATGCCACG GGTCCGCGGCCAGCGCTGTTTGTTCCCGAGGTGAGCTTCGAGCTGCTGGTGAAGAAGCAGATCAAGAGACTGGAGGAGCCGAGTCTGCGTTGCGTGGAGCTCGTTCATGAGGAGCTGCAGAGGATTATCCAGCACTGCTCGTCCCACAgtacacag GAACTGTTGCGCTTTCCCAAACTGCATGACTCAATACTGGAGGTGGTGACCAGTTTGCTCCGAAAACGTCTTCCAATAACCAATGAAATG GTCCATAATCTTGTGGCAATAGAACTTGCGTACATCAATACTAAGCATCCAGACTTCACAGATGCTGCACAAGTGTCTGCTTCTGTCAACAGCCAACAG ACTGAGTCACTGGATGGAGGAAAGCGCTGGAAGAATGATAAGATGCCGTCTGAAGAAAAGGGCTCGGTGCCTGGATTTGGAAGCCCTAGCAAGACTGTCAACCTCCTGGATAcg GCAGTGCCGGTCTCTCGAAAGCTGAGCACACGTGAGCAGAGGGACTGCGAGGTCATCCAGCGCCTCATCAAGTGCTACTTCCTCATCGTACGCAAGAACATCCAGGACAG TGTCCCTAAAGCAGTGATGCACTTCCTGGTGAACTTTGTGAAGGAGCGTCTGCAGAGTGAGCTTGTGGGTCAGCTGTACAAGCAGCCTCTGTTGCAAGAGCTGCTCATTGAGTCTCAGGAAACGGCACAGCAGCGCACTGAGGTCACCCACATGCTGGAG GCGCTCCAGAAAGCTAACAACATCATCTCCGAGATCCGAGAGACACACCTGTGGTAG